From the Desulfovibrio sp. JY genome, one window contains:
- a CDS encoding phosphoribosylformylglycinamidine synthase — MLSRVAVGLRPSVTDVLGHRVAAKIGTELRLPVKAVRLVKIFTIDGLTEAEAAQVATAGVLHDPVVQTASLEPLSPAPEATDWVIEIGFRPGVTDNEARTARDTIALALSLPEDRLASLAVYTAAQYHIEGLPDRAAAERVAVDLLANDLLQRHDIKSGAEWRAEPGFPARAAKVTGQASAKVEVPDIFNMLEPEMLALGRERTLALSLPEWWAIRAYFGRPGFKMRRSCWGLHHNPTDVELECIAQTWSEHCKHKIFNAIIDYVDEETGEVEVIESLYKTYIQGSTRDIRRTLGENDFCLSVFSDNAGVVRFTEDLHICIKVETHNSPSALDPYGGALTGIVGVNRDPMGTGMGANLLCNTDVFCFASPFWEGQLPPRLLHPRRVLEGVREGVEHGGNKSGIPTVNGSLVFDERYLGKPLVFCGTVGTLPADLHGKPSYVKKAMPGDYIVMVGGRVGKDGIHGATFSSEELHEGSPATAVQIGDPITQRRMYDFLMRARDLGLYHAITDNGAGGLSSSVGEMAQDCGGCELYLDRVPLKYDGLVPWEIFTSEAQERMTLAVPPVHFPAFMKLSREMGVESTELGNFTNSGFLRVFYDKRTVAYIDMDFLHGGTPRMRLAAAWKRPEIARTEPAMPGGGHGKLLKRMLGRLNICSKEYVVRQYDHEVKGGSAVKPLCGARRDGPSDGGVLRPDLSRPEGVALSHGICPRYSDIDTYWMMAAAIDEAVRGAVAVGADPARLAGVDNFCWCDPVESEKTPDGRYKLAQLVRANRALAHFSRAYRVPCISGKDSMKNDYSGGGAKISIPPTVLFSVMGFVPDVARVVTSDFKQADDLVYVLGITRPELGASELADELGFSSPDVPQVDATPAARRYRTLHAAMRRGLVSACHDCSDGGLAVALAEMALGGRLGADLDLALAPAVPGLTDLELLYAESQSRLVVTVAPENRDAFEALFAGQSLGHVGVVTEAPDLILRRGPVIFCAETAEDLAQAFKATLDW, encoded by the coding sequence ATGCTCAGTCGCGTCGCCGTGGGCCTGCGCCCAAGCGTTACGGACGTCCTCGGCCATCGTGTGGCCGCCAAGATCGGAACCGAACTGCGCCTGCCCGTCAAGGCCGTTCGCCTCGTCAAAATCTTCACCATCGATGGCCTGACCGAGGCCGAGGCGGCACAGGTGGCCACGGCCGGCGTGCTGCACGACCCGGTGGTCCAGACCGCTTCCCTCGAGCCCCTCTCCCCGGCCCCGGAGGCCACGGACTGGGTCATCGAGATCGGCTTCCGCCCGGGCGTGACCGACAACGAGGCCAGGACCGCCCGGGACACCATCGCCCTGGCGCTTTCCCTGCCCGAGGACCGCTTGGCGTCGCTGGCCGTCTACACCGCCGCCCAGTACCACATCGAGGGCCTGCCCGACCGGGCTGCGGCCGAGCGTGTGGCCGTGGACCTGCTGGCCAACGATCTGCTCCAGCGCCACGACATCAAGTCCGGCGCCGAGTGGCGCGCCGAGCCCGGATTTCCCGCCCGCGCGGCCAAGGTGACCGGACAGGCCAGCGCCAAGGTCGAGGTTCCGGACATCTTCAACATGCTCGAGCCGGAAATGCTGGCCCTCGGGCGCGAGCGCACCCTGGCCCTGTCGTTGCCCGAGTGGTGGGCCATCCGCGCCTATTTCGGCCGGCCGGGATTCAAAATGCGCCGCTCGTGCTGGGGACTCCACCACAACCCCACCGACGTGGAGCTCGAGTGCATCGCCCAGACATGGTCCGAGCACTGCAAGCACAAGATTTTCAACGCCATAATCGACTATGTCGACGAGGAGACCGGCGAGGTCGAGGTCATCGAGAGCCTGTACAAGACCTACATCCAGGGCTCGACCCGCGACATCCGCCGCACGCTTGGCGAAAACGACTTCTGCCTGTCGGTTTTTTCCGACAACGCCGGCGTGGTGCGCTTCACCGAGGACCTGCACATCTGCATCAAGGTGGAGACCCACAACAGCCCCTCGGCCCTGGACCCCTACGGCGGCGCCCTGACCGGCATCGTCGGCGTCAACCGCGACCCCATGGGCACCGGCATGGGCGCGAACCTTTTGTGCAACACCGACGTCTTCTGCTTCGCCTCGCCGTTCTGGGAAGGCCAGCTTCCCCCGCGCCTGCTCCACCCGCGCCGGGTGCTCGAAGGCGTGCGCGAGGGCGTGGAGCACGGCGGCAACAAGTCCGGCATCCCGACCGTCAACGGCTCCCTCGTCTTCGACGAGCGCTACCTCGGCAAACCGCTGGTTTTTTGCGGCACGGTCGGCACCCTGCCGGCGGACCTGCACGGCAAGCCGAGCTACGTCAAAAAGGCCATGCCCGGGGACTACATCGTCATGGTCGGCGGCCGGGTCGGCAAGGACGGCATCCACGGCGCGACGTTTTCCTCCGAGGAGCTCCACGAGGGCTCGCCGGCCACGGCCGTGCAGATCGGCGACCCCATCACCCAGCGCCGCATGTACGATTTTCTCATGCGCGCCCGCGACCTGGGGCTTTACCATGCCATCACCGACAACGGCGCGGGCGGGCTTTCGAGCTCCGTCGGCGAGATGGCCCAGGACTGCGGCGGCTGCGAACTCTACCTCGACCGCGTGCCCCTCAAATACGACGGCCTGGTCCCCTGGGAGATTTTCACTTCCGAGGCCCAGGAGCGCATGACCCTGGCCGTGCCGCCCGTGCATTTTCCGGCCTTCATGAAGCTTTCCCGCGAAATGGGCGTGGAATCCACCGAGCTTGGCAACTTCACCAACTCCGGGTTCCTGCGCGTTTTTTACGACAAGCGCACCGTGGCCTACATCGACATGGATTTCCTGCACGGGGGCACGCCGCGCATGCGCCTGGCCGCCGCCTGGAAGCGCCCGGAGATCGCCCGCACCGAACCCGCCATGCCCGGCGGCGGTCACGGCAAGCTCTTGAAACGCATGCTCGGCCGGCTCAATATCTGCAGCAAGGAATACGTGGTGCGCCAGTACGACCACGAGGTCAAAGGCGGCTCGGCGGTCAAGCCCCTTTGCGGCGCGCGGCGCGACGGCCCGTCCGACGGCGGCGTGCTGCGCCCGGACCTGTCGCGTCCCGAGGGCGTGGCGCTCTCCCACGGCATCTGCCCGCGCTATTCCGACATCGACACCTACTGGATGATGGCCGCGGCCATCGACGAGGCCGTGCGCGGCGCCGTGGCCGTGGGCGCGGACCCCGCGCGCCTGGCCGGGGTGGACAACTTCTGCTGGTGCGACCCGGTGGAATCGGAAAAGACCCCGGACGGCCGCTACAAGCTGGCCCAGCTCGTGCGCGCCAACCGGGCCCTGGCCCATTTCAGCCGGGCCTACCGCGTGCCCTGCATCTCGGGCAAGGATTCCATGAAGAACGATTACTCCGGCGGCGGGGCCAAGATTTCCATCCCGCCCACGGTGCTCTTTTCGGTCATGGGGTTCGTGCCCGACGTCGCCCGCGTGGTCACGTCCGATTTCAAGCAGGCCGACGATCTGGTCTACGTGCTCGGCATCACGCGCCCGGAACTGGGCGCCTCGGAACTGGCCGACGAACTGGGCTTCTCCTCACCCGACGTGCCCCAGGTCGACGCGACCCCGGCCGCGCGGCGCTACCGGACCCTGCACGCGGCCATGCGCCGGGGGCTGGTTTCCGCCTGCCACGACTGCTCCGACGGCGGCCTGGCCGTGGCCCTGGCCGAAATGGCGCTCGGCGGCCGGCTCGGCGCGGACCTGGATCTGGCCCTGGCTCCGGCCGTCCCCGGGCTGACCGACCTGGAACTGCTCTACGCCGAATCCCAAAGCCGACTGGTGGTGACGGTCGCCCCGGAAAACCGGGACGCCTTCGAAGCGCTTTTCGCCGGTCAGTCCCTGGGCCATGTCGGCGTGGTCACCGAAGCCCCGGACCTGATCCTGCGCCGGGGACCGGTCATCTTCTGCGCCGAAACCGCCGAGGATCTGGCCCAGGCCTTCAAGGCCACCCTCGACTGGTAG
- a CDS encoding polyprenyl synthetase family protein, giving the protein MSDFADILSREVPAINRHLEDATASLSPLVQPVVRHVLLAGGKRLRPLLAILVARALGHQEDDVYPLACSLEFLHSATLLHDDIVDGATLRRGRPSAHTRFGATHTILAGDVLLALANRTVAEYDDPELTRILSEALLQTATGEILEIAHLRDTDLPLDTYLSIIMGKTAHLLQAACHCGAVLAGADANLREAAKTLGGNCGIAFQLVDDALDYTSPAAVSGKPTGGDLKEGKVTLPLILYLASLPFEARRRLAEDFRQDQLSGEDIEYLRGNIVAGGHAEKTREMAATYLEKAQAALAVFPPSPEAGLIGQVLAPMLARDK; this is encoded by the coding sequence ATGAGCGATTTCGCGGACATTTTATCTCGGGAAGTTCCGGCCATAAACCGGCATCTGGAGGACGCCACGGCGTCATTGAGTCCTCTGGTGCAGCCGGTGGTGCGCCATGTGCTTTTGGCCGGAGGCAAACGCCTGCGTCCGCTGCTCGCCATTCTGGTGGCCAGGGCGCTGGGGCACCAGGAAGACGACGTCTATCCCCTGGCCTGCTCCCTGGAGTTTCTCCATTCGGCCACCCTGCTCCACGACGACATCGTGGACGGGGCGACGCTGCGGCGCGGCAGGCCCTCGGCCCACACCCGTTTCGGCGCCACCCACACCATCCTGGCCGGCGACGTGCTGTTGGCCCTGGCCAACCGGACCGTGGCCGAATACGACGATCCGGAGCTGACCCGCATCCTCTCCGAGGCCCTGCTCCAGACCGCCACGGGCGAGATTTTGGAAATCGCCCACCTGCGCGACACCGATCTGCCCCTCGACACGTATCTTTCCATCATCATGGGCAAGACGGCCCACCTGCTCCAGGCCGCCTGCCACTGCGGCGCGGTGCTGGCCGGGGCCGACGCCAACCTGCGAGAGGCGGCCAAGACCCTTGGCGGCAACTGCGGCATCGCCTTCCAGCTCGTGGACGACGCCCTGGACTACACCTCCCCGGCCGCCGTTTCCGGCAAGCCCACGGGCGGCGATCTCAAGGAAGGCAAGGTCACGCTGCCCCTGATCCTCTACCTGGCCTCCCTGCCCTTCGAGGCGCGCCGCCGGCTGGCCGAGGACTTCCGCCAGGATCAGCTTTCCGGAGAGGACATCGAATATTTGCGCGGCAACATCGTTGCCGGCGGACACGCCGAAAAAACCCGGGAAATGGCCGCCACCTACCTGGAAAAAGCCCAGGCCGCCCTGGCCGTCTTCCCTCCCTCGCCGGAAGCCGGCCTCATCGGCCAGGTGCTGGCGCCCATGCTCGCCCGGGACAAATAG
- a CDS encoding ABC transporter substrate-binding protein codes for MPSDVLSVAISPCPNDVVIFGAWILGRVGLPDARAAFAFEDVETLNEAALAGTYDVVKVSAAMAAPLAQSYAVLPSGAAFGFGAGPKLVVDKNFSGRPRTVAVPGLRTTAATLLRAALAGDDPGLPTPDAAFVPVRYDAIVDAVRSGRAEAGLLIHETALAAADHGLRLVLDLGQWWQARLPDVPVPLGVILARKSLGQARLAALGELLRESLLAAREEPELVAPLARLLAREKNEAVIRAHIAAYVGELSLAMGKTGAKALSHLHELAQMAKERHFPAASPLPAPDQYC; via the coding sequence GTGCCAAGCGATGTCCTTTCCGTCGCCATTTCCCCCTGCCCCAACGATGTGGTCATCTTCGGGGCCTGGATTCTCGGCCGGGTGGGCTTGCCGGACGCCCGCGCCGCCTTTGCCTTCGAGGATGTGGAAACCTTAAACGAAGCCGCCCTGGCCGGGACCTACGACGTGGTCAAGGTGTCGGCGGCCATGGCCGCGCCCCTGGCGCAGAGCTACGCTGTGCTGCCCTCGGGCGCGGCCTTCGGCTTCGGGGCCGGCCCCAAGCTGGTGGTCGACAAGAATTTCTCCGGCCGGCCCCGGACGGTGGCCGTGCCGGGACTGCGCACCACGGCGGCGACGCTGCTGCGGGCCGCCCTGGCCGGCGACGATCCCGGCCTGCCGACCCCGGACGCCGCCTTTGTCCCGGTGCGCTACGACGCCATCGTGGACGCGGTGCGCTCAGGCCGGGCCGAAGCGGGGCTGCTCATCCACGAAACCGCCCTGGCCGCCGCCGACCATGGCCTGCGCCTGGTCCTCGACCTTGGCCAATGGTGGCAGGCGCGCCTGCCGGACGTGCCCGTGCCGCTGGGGGTGATCCTGGCCAGGAAGAGCCTGGGGCAGGCGCGGCTGGCGGCGCTTGGGGAGCTGCTGCGCGAGAGCCTCCTGGCCGCCCGGGAGGAGCCGGAACTGGTGGCTCCCCTGGCCCGGCTTCTGGCCCGGGAAAAAAACGAGGCCGTCATCCGGGCCCACATCGCCGCCTATGTGGGCGAGCTGAGCCTGGCCATGGGCAAAACCGGGGCCAAAGCGCTTTCGCATTTGCACGAGTTGGCGCAAATGGCCAAAGAACGCCATTTCCCGGCAGCTTCCCCCTTGCCAGCCCCGGACCAATACTGTTAA
- the mqnB gene encoding futalosine hydrolase yields MVMTQAQHTDSPLVIVLATAKEYKAALSPLGAPAAPEPGGNVFWRRGGREHLVCVTGVGPVAAAASLGLALGRLGTSVSGVINLGLAGSFDFAAAPLRGIVAATAEAFPEYGLRAKAGVDTQGLGFPQLTLAGAPVFDHMVLAPDAGATAMGLRLPDGCALGAAVTVAGVSGEPDRAAILSRKYKAATESMEGFAVAMAASLAGVPFLELRAISNKVGSRPPEDWDLSGALAALGRAADRLLS; encoded by the coding sequence ATCGTCATGACGCAGGCACAACACACCGATTCGCCCCTGGTCATCGTCCTGGCCACGGCCAAGGAATACAAGGCGGCGCTGTCGCCGCTCGGCGCGCCGGCCGCGCCGGAGCCGGGGGGGAACGTTTTCTGGCGTCGCGGCGGACGCGAGCACCTGGTGTGCGTCACCGGGGTCGGCCCGGTGGCCGCCGCCGCCAGCCTGGGCCTGGCCCTCGGCCGGCTGGGGACGTCCGTTTCGGGCGTGATCAACCTGGGGCTGGCCGGGAGCTTCGACTTCGCGGCCGCGCCCCTTAGGGGGATCGTCGCGGCCACGGCCGAGGCGTTTCCCGAATACGGCCTGCGGGCCAAGGCCGGTGTGGACACCCAGGGCCTGGGCTTTCCCCAGCTGACCCTCGCCGGCGCCCCGGTCTTCGACCACATGGTCCTTGCCCCCGATGCCGGCGCGACGGCCATGGGCCTGCGCCTCCCCGACGGCTGCGCCCTGGGCGCCGCCGTCACCGTGGCCGGGGTTTCCGGCGAACCGGACCGGGCCGCGATCCTTTCCCGCAAATACAAAGCCGCAACCGAGTCCATGGAGGGCTTCGCCGTGGCCATGGCCGCGTCCCTGGCCGGCGTGCCGTTTCTGGAACTGCGCGCTATCTCCAACAAGGTCGGCTCGCGTCCGCCGGAAGACTGGGACCTGTCCGGGGCCCTGGCCGCTCTTGGCCGCGCCGCCGACCGACTTCTTTCCTGA
- a CDS encoding nucleotide sugar dehydrogenase produces the protein MITFEDIREKNAPIAVIGLGYVGLPLAVALSRHFDVVGFDIKAARVAELENGQDSTLEVEPADLAAATVRYTSDPADLSACKFFIVAVPTPINANRVPELGPLVEASTLLGEHLTPGSVVVYESTVYPGLTEEVCQPLLEKGCGLAAGKDFFIGYSPERINPGDKVHTLKTVVKIVSGQTPEVTDLLAEVYGTVVTAGIHKAPSIKVAEAAKVIENTQRDINIALMNELSLICERLDIDTTDVLEAAGSKWNFLPFRPGLVGGHCIGVDPYYLLYKAQSLNLHPQVIPAGRRINDSMGKHVAEATMKLIIRAECRTTTPRIGILGLTFKENVPDLRNTKVVDIVRELCEFRMHVLIHDPMASPEEAREEYGLTLVPMEELRDLDALIVAVGHDAFKGLSLTDLAGWFRANVDPILVDVKGIFDRAAGEAAGFRYWRL, from the coding sequence TTGATCACTTTCGAGGACATCCGCGAGAAAAATGCCCCCATTGCCGTCATCGGCCTCGGCTATGTCGGCCTGCCGCTGGCCGTGGCCCTGTCCCGGCATTTCGACGTGGTCGGTTTCGACATCAAGGCCGCCCGCGTCGCGGAGCTTGAAAACGGCCAGGACAGCACCCTGGAAGTCGAGCCGGCCGACCTCGCCGCCGCGACGGTCCGCTACACCAGCGACCCGGCCGATCTTTCCGCCTGCAAATTTTTCATCGTGGCCGTGCCCACGCCCATAAACGCCAACCGGGTGCCGGAACTCGGCCCCCTCGTCGAGGCGTCCACGCTGCTGGGCGAACACCTCACCCCCGGTTCGGTGGTGGTCTACGAATCCACGGTCTACCCCGGACTCACCGAGGAAGTCTGCCAGCCGCTTCTGGAGAAGGGCTGCGGACTTGCCGCCGGCAAGGACTTTTTCATCGGCTACTCGCCCGAGCGCATCAACCCCGGCGACAAGGTCCACACCTTAAAAACCGTGGTGAAAATCGTCTCCGGCCAAACCCCGGAGGTGACCGACCTCCTGGCCGAAGTCTACGGCACGGTGGTCACGGCGGGCATCCACAAGGCCCCGAGCATCAAGGTGGCCGAGGCGGCCAAGGTCATCGAAAACACCCAGCGCGACATCAACATCGCGCTCATGAACGAGCTGTCGCTTATCTGCGAACGGCTGGACATCGACACCACCGACGTGCTCGAAGCCGCCGGGAGCAAATGGAACTTCCTGCCGTTTCGGCCCGGCCTCGTCGGCGGCCACTGCATCGGCGTGGACCCCTACTACCTGCTCTACAAGGCCCAGAGCCTGAACCTGCATCCCCAGGTCATTCCGGCCGGGCGGCGCATCAACGATTCCATGGGCAAGCACGTGGCCGAGGCCACGATGAAGCTCATCATTCGCGCGGAATGCCGCACGACCACGCCGCGCATCGGCATACTCGGGCTCACCTTCAAGGAAAACGTGCCCGATCTTCGCAACACCAAGGTCGTGGACATCGTGCGCGAGCTCTGCGAATTCCGCATGCACGTGCTCATCCATGATCCCATGGCCTCGCCCGAGGAAGCCCGGGAGGAATACGGCCTGACCCTCGTGCCCATGGAAGAACTGCGCGACCTGGACGCCCTCATTGTCGCCGTGGGCCACGACGCCTTCAAGGGCCTCTCCCTGACCGATCTCGCCGGCTGGTTCCGGGCGAACGTCGATCCCATCCTGGTGGACGTCAAGGGCATTTTCGACCGCGCCGCCGGAGAGGCCGCCGGCTTCCGCTACTGGCGTCTCTAA
- a CDS encoding DUF2065 domain-containing protein produces MHFEWKIFLTALGLAFILEGLPYFLAAEKMPEVLRALSERKPRELRMLGMTAMLVGLLLIIVLRGAG; encoded by the coding sequence ATGCATTTCGAATGGAAAATTTTTCTGACGGCCTTGGGCTTGGCGTTTATTCTGGAGGGCCTGCCGTATTTTCTGGCGGCCGAAAAGATGCCCGAGGTGCTGCGCGCGCTTTCCGAGCGCAAGCCCCGCGAACTGCGCATGCTCGGCATGACCGCCATGCTGGTCGGGCTGCTGCTCATTATCGTGCTGCGCGGAGCGGGCTGA
- a CDS encoding ubiquinone/menaquinone biosynthesis methyltransferase gives MADLPTPGDARRVAGMFGRVAGSYDLLNHLLSAGCDIAWRRAMVRALAAPGLPAGPVLDLAAGTLDVSIMLAGQCDRQVVAVDPCLPMLVRGKTKIPPHLGRRIHPVLGDGLALPLPDASVAGATIAFGIRNIRPRENAFRELARVLRPGGRLMVLEFGTGKRRLWGGCYNFYLRRVLPKIGKLISGDDEAYLYLAETIREFPDEAALAEQMRQAGFAEVSYRAMTGGIVFVHAGVKAE, from the coding sequence ATGGCTGATCTGCCAACGCCCGGCGACGCGCGGCGCGTGGCCGGCATGTTCGGCCGCGTGGCCGGCTCCTACGACCTGCTCAACCACCTGCTCTCGGCCGGCTGCGACATCGCCTGGAGACGGGCCATGGTGCGGGCGCTCGCCGCCCCGGGCCTGCCGGCCGGGCCGGTCCTGGATCTGGCCGCCGGCACCCTCGACGTCTCCATCATGCTGGCCGGACAGTGCGACCGGCAGGTCGTGGCCGTGGACCCCTGCCTGCCCATGCTCGTGCGGGGGAAGACCAAGATTCCGCCGCACCTTGGCCGCCGCATCCATCCGGTGCTCGGCGACGGCCTGGCCCTGCCGCTTCCGGACGCGTCCGTGGCCGGGGCGACCATCGCGTTCGGCATCCGCAACATCCGCCCCCGGGAGAACGCCTTCCGGGAACTGGCCCGGGTGCTGCGGCCCGGCGGGCGGCTCATGGTGCTGGAATTCGGCACGGGCAAACGCCGGCTGTGGGGCGGCTGCTACAATTTCTATCTGCGCCGGGTGCTGCCGAAAATCGGCAAACTGATCTCCGGCGACGACGAGGCCTACCTGTACCTCGCCGAAACGATCCGCGAATTCCCGGACGAAGCGGCCCTGGCCGAACAGATGCGCCAGGCGGGATTCGCCGAGGTGTCCTACCGGGCCATGACCGGAGGCATCGTGTTCGTGCACGCCGGGGTCAAGGCGGAGTAA
- a CDS encoding cytochrome C, which translates to MDYPVWQLAAFGGGFWIIVIAVLHVFVAHFAVGGGLFLVLTEARARRLGSAPLLEYLHRHTRFFLLLTMVFGGLSGVGIWLTITTLAPQATLVLVRTFAWGWATEWAFFAGEIGALLVYYYGFDRLDAKTHMRVGFFYFLFAFLSLFAINGIIGFMLTPGQWPVTLDFWDGFFNPTFWPSLVLRSALALLLAGLFGFATALGIRDEEAREIMLRMACRWVVAAAPVLLLSGWWYVGVLPDVVRAFVLHRSLEIASYRAAYPVLLVALAAGALALVTRLPLRLRRVFAVVLLLLGLGLVGTFETIREAARKPWLIYGQLWATDIRPSRVAPYDAPFLPRAKWARFKRVTAENRLAAGKELYDLQCLACHSVGGPFKDIRKYTGHIGAAGMAAYLTGQGKLFTQMPPFLGDKDERDALAAYIAEGINGKKPLKPKPVSIDPVTVDLPAFDAASSPYLLIGVSSLGMVATAGCDGSFSLAVPGDTLEAVLIKRDVMPEVVTKDVTVSYAAPEGFKHPSARSDFWKYSKALVGKKLPPDVSLTGLTPDGEMKAGDKLFAAAGIPVTPYPEKGGVNPYPVFTLAARDAKTGEVLATTKAVAPASTEMRCYTCHGGSFGVDGVTGVSRETAKGILAVHDRRNGTDLSARAAAGDPVACQSCHPDAGPNAGVSARGGKALLSLSAAIHGFHASYLAGGDATACANCHPTAPDGVTQAQRDNHSAAGVTCVNCHGYMEDHALSLLRHERMVGKKAADWLMKPLSPRSVAAVSDVKPRAAWIQEPDCLTCHKDFMLPGKHATAFNTWTANATQLFRNRKEYTGNVPCAACHGSPHATFVAVNDYGIDINNIPGMQYMGAPGVVGSGKRCDVCHTVEMEGGEVHHPNMVKE; encoded by the coding sequence ATGGATTATCCCGTCTGGCAACTGGCCGCGTTCGGCGGCGGCTTCTGGATCATCGTCATCGCCGTGCTTCACGTGTTCGTGGCCCATTTCGCCGTGGGCGGCGGACTGTTCCTGGTCCTGACCGAGGCCAGGGCGCGCCGGCTCGGCTCCGCGCCCCTGCTTGAGTATCTCCATCGCCACACCCGGTTTTTCCTGCTCCTCACCATGGTCTTCGGCGGACTTTCCGGTGTCGGCATCTGGCTGACGATCACTACGCTCGCGCCCCAGGCCACCCTCGTGCTGGTGCGCACCTTCGCCTGGGGCTGGGCCACGGAATGGGCGTTTTTCGCCGGCGAGATCGGAGCCCTGCTCGTCTATTATTACGGCTTCGACCGGCTCGACGCCAAGACCCACATGCGGGTGGGCTTTTTCTATTTTCTCTTCGCCTTCCTGTCGCTTTTCGCCATCAACGGCATCATCGGCTTCATGCTCACCCCGGGCCAGTGGCCGGTGACGCTTGATTTCTGGGACGGCTTTTTCAATCCCACCTTCTGGCCGTCCCTGGTGCTGCGCTCGGCGTTGGCCTTGCTTCTGGCCGGGCTGTTCGGCTTCGCCACGGCCCTTGGCATTCGCGACGAAGAGGCCCGGGAGATCATGCTGCGCATGGCCTGCCGCTGGGTGGTCGCGGCCGCGCCGGTGCTGCTTCTTTCCGGCTGGTGGTACGTGGGCGTGTTGCCGGACGTGGTGCGCGCCTTCGTGCTGCATCGCTCCCTGGAAATCGCCTCCTACCGGGCGGCCTATCCCGTGCTGCTCGTGGCTCTGGCCGCCGGGGCGCTGGCCCTGGTGACGCGGCTGCCGCTTCGGTTGCGGCGCGTGTTCGCCGTGGTGCTGCTCCTTTTGGGCCTGGGCCTGGTCGGGACCTTCGAGACCATCCGCGAGGCGGCCCGGAAGCCCTGGCTCATCTACGGCCAGCTCTGGGCCACGGATATCCGGCCGTCGCGCGTCGCGCCCTACGACGCGCCGTTTCTGCCCCGGGCCAAATGGGCCAGGTTCAAGCGGGTCACCGCGGAAAACCGCTTGGCCGCCGGCAAGGAACTCTACGACCTGCAGTGTCTGGCCTGCCATTCCGTGGGCGGGCCGTTCAAGGACATCCGCAAATATACCGGTCATATCGGCGCGGCCGGCATGGCCGCCTACCTGACCGGGCAGGGCAAGCTCTTCACCCAGATGCCGCCTTTTCTCGGCGACAAGGACGAGCGCGACGCCCTGGCCGCCTACATTGCCGAAGGCATCAACGGGAAAAAGCCGCTTAAGCCAAAGCCCGTGTCCATCGACCCGGTAACGGTCGACCTGCCGGCCTTTGACGCCGCCTCCTCGCCGTATCTCCTGATCGGCGTGAGCAGCCTGGGCATGGTGGCTACGGCCGGCTGCGACGGTTCGTTTTCGCTGGCCGTGCCGGGCGACACCCTGGAAGCGGTACTCATCAAACGCGACGTCATGCCCGAGGTGGTGACCAAGGACGTGACCGTGAGCTACGCCGCGCCCGAGGGTTTCAAGCACCCGTCGGCCCGGTCGGATTTCTGGAAGTATTCCAAGGCGCTTGTCGGCAAGAAGCTTCCGCCTGACGTGTCGCTGACGGGCCTGACGCCGGACGGCGAAATGAAGGCCGGGGACAAGCTCTTTGCCGCCGCCGGCATCCCGGTTACGCCCTATCCCGAAAAGGGCGGCGTGAACCCCTATCCGGTCTTCACCCTGGCGGCCAGGGACGCCAAGACCGGCGAGGTGCTGGCCACGACCAAGGCCGTGGCTCCGGCTTCCACGGAAATGCGCTGCTACACCTGCCATGGCGGGAGCTTCGGCGTGGACGGCGTCACCGGCGTGTCCAGGGAGACCGCCAAAGGCATCCTGGCCGTGCACGACCGGCGAAACGGCACGGACCTGTCCGCCCGGGCCGCCGCCGGCGATCCCGTGGCCTGCCAGAGCTGCCACCCCGACGCCGGGCCCAATGCCGGCGTTTCGGCCCGGGGCGGCAAGGCGCTGCTGTCGCTTTCCGCCGCCATCCACGGCTTCCACGCCTCCTACCTCGCCGGCGGCGACGCGACCGCCTGCGCCAACTGCCATCCCACGGCCCCGGACGGCGTGACCCAGGCCCAGCGCGACAACCACAGCGCGGCCGGCGTGACCTGCGTCAACTGCCACGGCTACATGGAGGACCACGCCCTGTCGCTGCTGCGCCACGAGCGCATGGTCGGCAAGAAGGCGGCGGACTGGCTCATGAAGCCACTTTCGCCGCGAAGCGTGGCCGCCGTATCCGACGTGAAGCCCCGGGCCGCCTGGATTCAGGAACCGGATTGCCTGACCTGCCACAAGGACTTCATGCTGCCCGGCAAGCACGCCACGGCGTTTAACACCTGGACGGCCAACGCCACGCAGCTTTTCCGCAACCGCAAGGAATACACCGGCAACGTGCCCTGCGCGGCCTGCCACGGCAGCCCCCACGCCACCTTTGTCGCGGTCAACGACTACGGCATCGACATCAACAACATCCCCGGCATGCAGTACATGGGCGCGCCCGGCGTGGTCGGCTCGGGCAAACGCTGCGACGTCTGCCATACCGTGGAGATGGAAGGCGGCGAGGTCCACCACCCGAATATGGTGAAGGAATAG